Proteins from a single region of Hordeum vulgare subsp. vulgare chromosome 6H, MorexV3_pseudomolecules_assembly, whole genome shotgun sequence:
- the LOC123403047 gene encoding glycine-rich cell wall structural protein 1.0-like, with protein MATTKLILSVALLVLLSVGLSSAIRVVNHAATADGQGSGGGGGGGTGNSQAYGSGGGGGGGGWRGRDKSAAGSGAGGASGSGHADSSTTDTGGSSTNANGQGGGGGAGGSDGNGSGSGSGDGSGSGIGENYAPYGSSYASSGGGGGGDGGGRNGGFAAGSGGGSGSSNGESTP; from the coding sequence ATGGCTACCACCAAGCTGATCCTATCAGTTGCCCTCCTCGTCCTGCTAAGCGTAGGGCTGTCCAGCGCCATTAGGGTAGTAAACCACGCCGCCACAGCCGACGGCCAAGGCagtggaggcggaggcggcggcgggaccGGCAATAGCCAGGCCTATGGctccggaggcggcggcggtggcggcggttggcGCGGCCGCGACAAGTCTGCGGCTGGTTCCGGAGCTGGTGGAGCGTCCGGCTCGGGCCACGCAGACTCGAGTACCACGGACACCGGCGGGTCTTCTACGAACGCGAATGGCCaaggcggtggtggtggcgctGGGGGGAGCGATGGCAATGGCAGCGGCTCCGGCTCCGGCGATGGAAGCGGGTCAGGGATAGGTGAGAACTATGCACCGTATGGTTCGAGCTACGCGAGCAGCGGAGGGGGCGGgggtggcgacggcggcggccgCAACGGCGGGTTTGCCGCTGGTTCCGGAGGTGGATCAGGGAGCAGCAACGGTGAATCAACCCCTTAA